A region of Mycolicibacterium brumae DNA encodes the following proteins:
- a CDS encoding GntR family transcriptional regulator, translating into MEWLRVDSTGTTPLFEQVRAQIVTAIRDGRLTPGTRLPTVRDLASSLGLAVNTVARTYRELESAGLVETRGRKGSFVARMDPADAAMSEAAQEFADVARSVGLGREAAHRYLDAAFR; encoded by the coding sequence ATGGAGTGGCTTCGGGTAGACAGCACCGGGACGACGCCATTGTTCGAGCAGGTGCGCGCGCAGATCGTCACCGCGATCCGAGACGGCAGGCTGACGCCGGGCACCCGGTTGCCGACGGTCCGCGACCTGGCGTCCTCGCTCGGGCTGGCGGTGAACACCGTGGCGCGGACCTATCGCGAGTTGGAGTCCGCGGGCCTGGTGGAAACCCGCGGACGCAAGGGCAGCTTCGTCGCGCGGATGGATCCCGCCGACGCCGCGATGTCGGAGGCCGCCCAGGAGTTCGCGGACGTCGCCCGGTCGGTCGGCCTGGGGCGCGAGGCCGCCCACCGCTATCTGGACGCCGCGTTCCGGTAG
- a CDS encoding TetR/AcrR family transcriptional regulator — MTTPSRRRRSPRGSGEQLRDDILDAATGLLLESGHEKAVSIRAVAQRVGVTPPSIYLHFADRDALLDAVCARYFEQLDEQMQRAGAGQSNPLEALRAQGLAYVAFAAANPELYRIATMGEARPGSDTDAVLGSSAFQHLRASVQALMDAGIYAPEDDPTPATLELWAAAHGVVALAVSKPYLPFGDLLTFADRVLRAAAAGQIVFGMLGDDATAEELLDRLGAGHGRMAI, encoded by the coding sequence GTGACGACGCCGTCGCGACGCCGTCGGAGCCCGCGGGGTTCGGGAGAACAGCTGCGCGACGACATCCTCGACGCGGCCACCGGACTGCTGCTGGAATCCGGGCACGAGAAAGCGGTGTCCATCCGCGCGGTCGCCCAGCGGGTCGGGGTCACCCCGCCGTCGATCTACCTGCATTTCGCCGACCGTGACGCGCTGCTCGACGCGGTGTGCGCCCGCTACTTCGAGCAGCTCGACGAGCAGATGCAACGGGCCGGCGCCGGACAGAGCAATCCCCTGGAGGCGCTGCGGGCCCAGGGCCTGGCCTACGTGGCGTTCGCCGCCGCGAACCCCGAGCTGTACCGGATCGCGACCATGGGCGAGGCCCGCCCGGGCAGCGACACCGACGCGGTGCTCGGCAGCTCCGCGTTCCAGCATCTGCGCGCCTCGGTGCAGGCGTTGATGGATGCTGGGATCTACGCCCCCGAGGACGACCCCACGCCGGCGACGTTGGAGCTGTGGGCGGCCGCGCACGGCGTCGTCGCCCTGGCGGTCTCCAAGCCGTACCTGCCGTTCGGCGACCTGCTGACGTTCGCCGACCGGGTGCTGCGCGCGGCGGCGGCCGGCCAGATCGTGTTCGGCATGCTGGGCGACGACGCCACCGCCGAGGAGTTGCTGGACCGGCTCGGCGCCGGACACGGCAGGATGGCGATATGA
- a CDS encoding SIR2 family NAD-dependent protein deacylase, whose translation MRIAVLSGAGISAESGVPTFRDDRNGFWSKYDPYELSSTDGWKNNPERVWAWYLWRHHLVLDVEPNDGHRAIAHWQDIAEVTVITQNVDNLHERAGSSDVQHLHGSLFEFRCDTCERHFGDPMPDMPEPLHEVAPPRCGCGGLIRPGIVWFGESLPDGPWNAAVDAVQRADLMVVVGTSSVVYPAAGLPDLALSRGIPVIEVNPLATPLSESATAVVRESAGVALPTLLQRLAAAGSPSEERARKSN comes from the coding sequence GTGAGAATTGCGGTGCTGTCCGGCGCGGGAATCTCCGCCGAGAGCGGAGTGCCGACTTTCCGTGACGACCGCAACGGGTTCTGGTCCAAGTACGACCCCTATGAGCTGTCCTCGACCGACGGCTGGAAGAACAATCCGGAGCGGGTGTGGGCCTGGTATCTGTGGCGGCATCACCTGGTCCTCGATGTCGAACCCAACGACGGGCACCGGGCGATCGCGCACTGGCAGGACATCGCCGAGGTCACCGTGATCACCCAGAACGTCGACAATCTGCACGAACGCGCGGGCAGCAGCGATGTCCAGCACCTGCACGGAAGTCTCTTCGAGTTCCGCTGCGACACCTGCGAACGGCACTTCGGCGACCCGATGCCCGATATGCCGGAGCCGCTGCACGAAGTTGCGCCGCCGCGCTGCGGCTGTGGCGGCCTGATCCGGCCCGGCATCGTGTGGTTCGGCGAAAGCCTGCCCGACGGCCCCTGGAACGCTGCCGTCGACGCCGTCCAGCGCGCCGACCTGATGGTGGTCGTCGGAACCTCCAGCGTCGTCTACCCGGCCGCCGGGCTGCCGGACCTCGCTCTGTCGCGGGGGATCCCCGTCATCGAGGTCAACCCGCTGGCGACGCCGCTGTCGGAGTCGGCCACGGCCGTCGTGCGGGAATCCGCGGGCGTCGCGCTGCCGACCTTGCTGCAGCGCCTGGCCGCGGCGGGTTCGCCGAGCGAGGAACGCGCTCGGAAGAGCAACTAG
- a CDS encoding class I SAM-dependent methyltransferase — protein sequence MTAAVDNPLFARLWVVLAAHETAKIKALRMENLAGLSGRVLEIGAGAGTNFAYYPDTVTEVVAIEPEAHLLEHARAAAAAARIPVSVTEKTGEALANDPAGDEPFDAVVCSLVLCTVFEPGTVVRQAYSHLRPGGELRYLEHVASAGSRGRVQQVADATLWPRLFGNCHTHRDTESVITGAGFEVLAARHTWTMPRWAPVPVSEFAIGRAVRPS from the coding sequence ATGACCGCAGCCGTCGACAACCCCCTGTTCGCCCGCCTGTGGGTGGTGCTGGCCGCCCACGAGACCGCCAAGATCAAGGCGCTGCGGATGGAGAATCTGGCCGGCCTGTCCGGGCGGGTGCTGGAGATCGGCGCCGGCGCCGGCACCAACTTCGCCTATTACCCCGACACCGTCACCGAAGTGGTCGCGATCGAACCCGAGGCGCACCTGCTGGAGCACGCCCGTGCGGCGGCCGCCGCGGCGCGTATACCGGTCAGCGTGACCGAGAAGACCGGTGAGGCCCTCGCCAACGACCCGGCGGGCGATGAGCCGTTCGACGCCGTGGTGTGCTCCCTGGTGCTGTGCACGGTGTTCGAACCGGGAACCGTTGTTCGGCAGGCCTATTCGCACCTGCGGCCGGGCGGTGAGCTGCGCTATCTGGAGCACGTGGCCAGCGCCGGGAGCCGCGGCCGTGTCCAACAGGTCGCCGACGCCACGCTGTGGCCACGGCTGTTCGGAAACTGCCACACCCACCGCGACACCGAGTCGGTGATCACCGGCGCGGGGTTCGAGGTCCTGGCCGCGCGGCACACCTGGACCATGCCCCGCTGGGCGCCGGTCCCGGTGTCCGAGTTCGCCATCGGCCGCGCCGTCCGCCCTTCGTAG
- a CDS encoding class I SAM-dependent methyltransferase has product MTSKARADLTGVSETALLTLHSRAREAQRPDTILSDPVAVDLLASIDYDFTRFGNPRQDMAIRSKTFDRQTREYLQDFPKATVVALAEGLQTSFWRLDTAIDDPQFRWLTVDLPPIVELRRALLPASDRVELCAQSALDYSWMDRVDTDNGAFVTAEGLLMYLQPEQSMALITECAKRFRGGRLMFDLAPRWFTGLANRGWLRPTRRYTLPGMPFTLSPAEVARLVDVPGVRVVREIPAELGRGLFGGFAGALSRSHSILDPVRPLTVLLEFA; this is encoded by the coding sequence GCTGACCCTGCACTCCCGGGCGCGTGAAGCGCAACGACCCGACACGATCCTGTCCGACCCGGTGGCCGTCGATCTGCTCGCGTCGATCGACTATGACTTCACCCGTTTCGGGAACCCACGTCAGGACATGGCCATCCGGTCGAAGACCTTCGACCGGCAGACCCGCGAATACCTGCAGGACTTTCCGAAGGCCACCGTGGTCGCGCTGGCCGAGGGATTGCAGACGAGTTTCTGGCGCCTCGACACCGCGATCGACGACCCGCAGTTCCGTTGGCTCACCGTCGACCTGCCGCCGATCGTCGAGTTGCGCCGTGCGCTGCTGCCGGCCTCGGATCGGGTGGAGTTGTGCGCGCAGTCGGCGCTGGACTACAGCTGGATGGACCGCGTCGACACCGACAACGGCGCGTTCGTCACCGCCGAGGGCCTGCTGATGTATCTCCAGCCCGAGCAGTCGATGGCGTTGATCACCGAGTGCGCCAAGCGCTTCCGCGGCGGCCGGCTGATGTTCGACCTCGCGCCGCGGTGGTTCACCGGGCTGGCCAATCGGGGTTGGCTGCGACCAACCCGCCGCTACACCCTGCCGGGGATGCCGTTCACGCTGAGCCCGGCGGAGGTGGCCCGCCTCGTCGACGTCCCCGGGGTACGCGTCGTCCGCGAGATTCCGGCCGAACTCGGGCGCGGCTTGTTCGGCGGGTTCGCCGGGGCGCTGAGCCGGTCGCACAGCATCCTCGACCCGGTGCGGCCGCTCACGGTGCTGCTCGAGTTCGCTTAG